The Nomascus leucogenys isolate Asia chromosome 4, Asia_NLE_v1, whole genome shotgun sequence genome includes the window TACACAACCATAAGGGCTAATGAAAAGTGTCATTGAGTTTTGTATGATTTTACAAACATGTAGCCTCAGCCATGGTTTCTCAACAAGTTTCTCATAGGGTTTTAGCATTATACATTGGAGCAGAGCTGAATGAAAGTAGGTGAACACGAAGAAAGCACCCACATGAATGCCTGTAACTTCCTATGTAATTAATATGCATGTCCTTGTAGACTTATCACCTTGGTATCCATAACCATTTCATTTACTTAGAGCTTAgtgatgagaaaacatggacacatagaggagaactacacacactggggccttttggagggtggagggtgtgagacgggagaggattaggaaaaaataactaatgggtactaagtTTTTTACCTAGGTTTTGTATGATTTTGCAAATATGTGGCCACATTCCTGGGTtaggaaataatctgtacaacaaagccccatgacacaagtttaccagTGTAACAAACTTTcacttgtatccctgaacttaaaagtttttaaaaacctataaaatatatattcaaagcaCACATTATGCCCTCACTTAACTAGACTTTGATATCTCACAAACATTCAAAAATGTTATACCGTgtgttggtttttattatttatatatttttccatttggtgACCCAGAAACCATGCAGATGCTTtggttgggatgacaggcataacACATGCAGTCTTTGAGCAAAGAATGCTCGCAGTCTCATACTGGTGGCGTTTGTTCAATAAACAGACTGATAGATAGAATAGTACCTTTGAGAGAGTATTATATATGAACCACAAGAGGGACATTTAAATAGGGCTAGAAataggaagaagggaagagaagcagAGTGGAAATGGATAGAGAATATCAACTCAACTAGACTTTACTGCATGTACCACTTTATCCTTCAATTCTTACACATTGGACTTCCTTTCCTCTAAAAAGGCATTGCCCTGTCCACCTCAGGATGTCTAATTTTCAGCCTCTCCATCTAGAATCCCTTCTTCTCTCCACCCACCCATTGCATCTCTATGCATTTTTAGATCTAAAACCAAATGTCCCAATTTCAAAGAATCTTTCCCTTTCTGCACTCTAGTTAGACATTTTGTTTATGCTTAGAGTACCCTGTCTTTTGACTTCGTGGCCTTTTATAGTTTATTATGAATTATTGTTTAGTTTGATTAATTAAATGTTTCCAGTTTCCACTATATTCTGTGACTCACTAGTACAGAACGTAGTGGATTCAGCATGAAATGCAAAGTACACAGCAGTGTGAAAGTCAGGTACTAAACACTCAATAACTCTTGAAAAATTACTGCctgtcacgcctgtaatcccaccactttgtggggccaagatgggtggatcacctgaggtcaggagttcgagaccagcctggtcaaaatggtggaaccccatctctactgaaaatacaaaaattagctgggcctggtggcaggcacctgtaatcccagctactcgggaggctgaagcatgagaatcactcgaaccagggaggcagaggttgcagtgagccgagattgcaccactgcactccagcctgggcgacagggtgagcctccatcacaataaaaaagaaaagaaaaaaagaaaaaatactctgaaatatatattaaacaaataaaaatttgccCCACTAACTCAAAGACTGGAGCATTTTTCAAATATAGAGAAATTACCTTACCTAACttgaaaacacattaaaaaaattgcatatttagaaaattcCAGAGAATTGCTAGATTGTGGCTtagtaaaatatgtattatattaaattatgatATTTGAGACAACtttatgttataatatataatttgaaGAAAACACCAGTACGAATAtgcatttttgtgtgtataaacatgtatttttagtatttccttaaaataaaattttatttttcagttttttcaggGCCTCTTTCACATCCTTGTTCCGCAGGCTATAAATCAGGGGGTTCAACATGGGAACCACAAGGGTGTAAAACAATGAGGTCATTTTATCTTGATCTAGAGAATAGGAAGAACTTGGCCGGAAATATATAAACAGCAGAGTTCCCTGGAAAATTGCAACCGCAGATAAGTGGGAAGTGCATGTAGAGAGAGAGCTTTGAACCTCCCCTCAGCAGAGTAGACCTCCAAGACTGATAGGATGATATAACAATAAGAAATGAGAACTCCTGAAATGGTACTCAGTTCAATAAAACCAAAGACAGTGAATAACACTAACTCATTGACCTGTGTATCTGAGCAAGAGAGTAATAAGAGAGGAGGGATATCACAGAAGAAATGATTAATCTCATTAGACCCACAGAAGCATAGGCGGAACACCAGTGTCGTATGTATCAAAGCATCTGCTATTCCCATCAGATAAACCCCAGTCAAGAGTAGATAGCACACTCTGCTAGACATGTTGACTGTATAGAGCAGGGGGTTGCTGATGGCCTTGTACCGATCAAAGGCCATCACTGCCAGCAGTAGACACTCAGAATCTGCAAAGATGCAGAAGACCAAGAATTGCAGAGCACAGCCATAGAAGGGTATTGACTTGTTCTTGGCAAGTAGATCTACCAGCATCTTGGGCCCAATTGCAGTAGAATAGCAGAGATCACAGAAAGACTGATGACTGAGGAAGAAGTACATTGGTGTGTGAAGTTGGTAATCCATTCTGATTAAAACTATCATTCCAAGATTTGCTGAGAAATTAATGATATAAACAGCCAAGAATACGGCAAATAGGGTCACTTTCATCTCTGGGTTATTGGTAATTCCCAAGAGAAAAAAACCAGTTAATGAGGAGCAATTTTCCCAGTCCATTCTTCCTCGTTCCTGTTTCAAACTGCTACAGAAATCATTACGAGAATGATAGATTAGGGCTTGACTTTCCAAGAtatcaaaaaaaatttatctgtaaAGTAAAACAAGATttgtttatgtaaattattttctttacccTCAAAAAGTATCCCAGGTGAGTGTCACTTTCAAAGAGGCAttactgtgttaaaaaaaaaaaaaaccctaaaagtaTCTGCCAAAGGAAGTTGATCAACTTTGAATCTAAATTTATATGCAATTTCTGACATATATCATTTGTCTTTGCTTCTATTGTACAATCTAAGGCAGTCAATCTGATCAAACTGAAAGCTCAGTACAGATCCAAAAGGATGTGAAAAAAACACCATAGTTATAGTAACAAGGGCCAGAACATGCAGGACTAAACATCtcatatatttgatgaaaaaggatcatatttattgcattattcaagaaatatatacatttttctatcaCCAACAGTGAAATTACATGTAAGTTAATAAGTGAAAATTATTATGGTACTATTTTTGATGTGGTGTCTTTAGTGCTTActggaaaggaaaaatgttttatttaactgttactcatcatcactggtttgTCACAGCATATATAATCCATTTGGATGACTTATCTGGTTCCAAAGGACAAAAGCCGAATGTAAGTGGTAAAAGAAGTGTGAACAACAGACTACTTACATTTACTTACAATTgacttttttattaaaatcaaaatgtgaagaggaataataaatgtttctgaaatatATAGGCTTCTGTTGCTTGTGTTACATGTGCACTtactcttgtgtgtgtgtgtgtgtgtgtgtgcctgtgtgtgtctgttacATGAAAATTGAAATGTGGGGTGGGTCTGAATGTTACTTCTTCTAGACATATTATGGCATGTACCATAAGAACTTGAATTTTCATAAATTAATATCTGTAATGTGTTACCTCTATTATTATTTGAGTAAATCTAGAACCAATcttaaatttagatttaaaatactATCACATGTAcggtgattttttaaagtaatgatttACTTATGAAGgttgattaaaatataaatgggTGAAATCTATATTATCCTCTTACAAATGACAAGTAAGGTCAGTCAAATTCACACAGATCCAATAAGAAAATATCATTGTTTGGCCATTAGATTCCAGAGGTATTTTAACTGAGTAAGCATCTATAAAATCATTCATTTGTAAATTCCTTCATACATGATTTctcatttttccaaattttttcctCTGTCCTTTAAATTGATCATTCAGAAACCTACCTGAGATGAGCAAGTCTTTCTTTCCTTACCTCTGGTATGTGAACAATAGGcaggtcacattttatttttacctggTGACTCTTGGGACTTAAATCTCTCAAGCCTCTGCCTTCACTCCTTTATGTTATTCAAACATGATTGATTAGATTCCTGGTTCGATATTTTCCCCAGTGAATGCTGCAACTAGTTTAGCAAAGGCTCCATTTTTAATGTTTCAGCCTTATCACCAAATTGACCAATGTTAGAAATTTATCAGAATTCATTTAACAGTATGCTTCATGGTTATCATGAAATAAGACATCCAATGAAACTTGAATAGATTTTCGACTTCATGGTTTGCGTGTCCTTTTCATTGCTCATCGTGTTTCTTCCACTTCTGAAAATCTCCTTCACCTCCCATTTAGAAATATGATAATCTAACATGCTGCTTTTTTTCATTAATCATTGTCTGATTACTTTTTCCCAACTACATTGACAACTACcctcatttcaattattttatggaTGTACAACACCCATCACATTGAATgcactttttcttaatttatattttatttgtctgttGGCCAAGTGTCTCTCTACATTCCCACAATCTCTAGCACAGAGATATATGTGAGTAATGTGTGTTTATAAATATGATTGTgtgatgttaaatattttctgcttatTAGGCTGGTAATGTTCAACCAAGAATAAACATAAACAACCTTTCAGGTCTGTTTCTCCTAATATAGTTGATATGTACAAAGatgattatttaaaagaaaacatgtgtTGAGGCcatgctttttaagaaaaaagctaagttctatttatttccaaaataacttTTGTGTACTATTATTCATGGCCATCCTTTGATACTTGGAAGTTACTCAAAGTGTGAATTTTGTGTCTACACCATTGATTCCCCTATGGCTACTATGTATTGCTCTCCACTCCCTCCCTAATTTAGTCAACCATTTTAGCCTTTAACTTCATGGTACAGAGAGCTGAATGCTGCATCCACATTGTTCCGGCCGTAAAGTTGTCTCTACTCTCCCTTCCAAAAATGTGCTTTTAAAGCACCTCTTCATTCAGCCCTGGGCTTGTGGAGGAAAAGGTATGAATTTAAATACATTCTACAATGGATCATGTATCACATCCCATGTGTTTTCCATATACTAATTACTATATCTCCATATATGCTATCATACATTTCAAATATTGTCTTATGTTTCCATCTCTAACAACTTCATTATACACATACCAAAAGTGAAATTCAGAAGTAAAGAGTAAACTTCTGGAGTCTCACAGGCATGAAGTTTTCTTTCTCCAAGCACCTGCTGTGAATATGTTTCTGACTACagttaatgaaacaaaaatttctcTGTACTGGCCACGTTCTGAGTGATGTTTTGTAACATATGATTCATTGCTCGATACTTACAAGTACAGATTTCTATGTGTTCTTTAACGTCTACTGTTGATTGTACTGTACAAAAATGTATTCCCACTGACATTCTGTCTTAAGGAAGTTAATCTATTTTTTAgtacaaaaaagtgaaagaaaaatgtgtaactAAAATAGTCAGTGATAGACATTAGCCATTGTATCCATATAAACACTCCAGGTGATTCCTGTGTCTTCCCAAACCTTAGCAGGGAGTAGACAGGGGCATAGCCTTTTCTCAAAATTTCTCAAAAGCTAGCCTACATCTggctaaattattaaaatattcttgattGGGGGAAAAGTACTTTTTAGTGTTAAATTTCAATGCCTTTTCATGCTTTATTGTCATTGCTTAGGAGATGGTGCGGTTACAAATATGCTAAATTTATGGCTAGTGGACATGTTGTTAAGGCCAAGTCCAACAAATTAACTGTAATAATTTTCCACCCATTACACTAAAGACACTGATACATTTGTGTTGCCCAAGAGCTTTACTACAATCATCTACTTCTCTGGTCCATATTTAAAGGAAATGGGAATTTAACTTGATTCAAACTCATTTTCATATCATGTGATTACATGTTTACAGGAATGACAGGACTCTTTAGGTTATACCTTACTTAGGTAAGACCTAAATTAGTTTCCTAAACTGGACTGTCACTGGACATATAGACTAAATTCTCTTCAACCCTTTTCATTAAAACCTGAATCTAAGTGGTACATTATTATAAAAAGTTGGATAAATTTATTGGTATTTAATTGAACATGCTTTCTTAAATTATGGACAAAAATAACCTGGTTGAAATTTACATCAGAGGTAAGCAACTGAGGAAAAATATCTGTATCTAAATTTGTTCCCTGGTGTCACCAGTGCTCCAAAACATAATACTCTGTAAGTAACTGTCTGCTTATAATCTTCTTCCTTCAGAAAAACATGATTGTTTGTCCCTAAGTCATAAACCATTATGAATAAGTTTAGTGCATGGTACTGTCCCAAGAAGAATCAGGCTCTCTTAGCTTCCCTTCTACAGGAAACAATACTAAAAGTTCTTAAAGgctgaataaaacatttttgttttattttaaaaaagataaattttaacaaataaatatttactgaaatattttattaaagttgCATAACTTTTTCACAAAAATATGCTGAACTCTATTGAATACAAGGCATTACTAGTAATACAAATTTATAGTAATAACACTCTGAAATTTCTACAGTCTAATGGTGAACAGATTTTGCTTTTAGAAAATCTTTTGATGTGTAATATACATACAGATTATACTTACATGATAAGTATACAACTAgatgaattttcaaaaaaaataaaaatactcctGTAACCAGgacccaaagaaagaaagaaagaaaaaaagaatattaccagAATCCCCCAAAGTCTTCTACATGATCCCTCCTAAGTTACTACCTTCCTGCTCCCAAAAGGTAATTACTTTCTTGATGTTTAAAACAGTGaattactttcatattttttgaaCCATATATAAATGGATGCCTACAGTATGTACTGTTTTACTTAATGACATATTTATGCAATACATCCGATTTGTTTCATACAACTGTAGTACATTCATTCTTATTGTTGCATACTGGAGATTGACATCCACATTTTCTTGGACTTTATTCTGATTCAAGCACACTCCTGCCATGATGCTGTTCCAGATATATCTACTGTGTAggtaaaatttcaaaaagaacatGGATTAACTGAGGAGATATAATGACCAAAGGAAGCAACCCCATTGAGTTTTCTGCTTCTATACTTCCCTATGCTATGTTTCTGAATCTCAGAAAGAATGTCATCCTAGAAAGCAGAGTATCATTGCTCAACTTGGAATTTACAGGAAATCCAAAACGTTTTCACTCACAAGCATTTTACAATGGCATCTAGCTAGCCTTAGATGTTGAATGATTTTTAGCTTGTGTAATTGCAGAAAACATTTGAGTGTTTGTGATTCTCATATGGTCCTTCAAATGCATATCCATGTCCCTGTTTACTACACAAGACACTTGCAGTACTTTGATCATCAGAAAACTAGAGAAGAATCATGAAAGTTATTAAATATCTTATAATAATCTAGATAAGTactctttaattatttttgaaataatttacacttgtCTTTAATATGCCATTGCCTTTAGCATCCACAACCACTTATGTACTTAATATAAGATACAAAACATATATTTGAGATACATACTAGACAATCAATGATTTCTTTTTGCCTTGTGATAAGCTTTCaatcaaaattaactttttttcttatttctttacttattgATTCAGacagtctcctgggttcaaaggggTGGGTCTCTGGTGAAACTTCAACATCAAGCCAGGGATAGCCTGAGGACTGGGGACCAGGTGGCCAGTTCCACCGACCAGAGTGAAAACTTATGGTGCTTTTCCTGGGCCTGCCTATTGGCCGCCCATGGACCAATCggcacacacttcctcccctctgaagcccataaaaccccagactcagccaaaCTTAGGCAGACGATGAGACAACCTGCCTTCAGAGAGGATCTACCCACTCTAGGTTTCCTCTCTGCTAAGAGCTCTACACTCTTgaggatgacctgcctgtggataggagctacccactgtgggtctcctgagagctgtactGTAGCTCAATAAAGCAcctcttcaccttgctcaccctccaatTGTCTGCATATCTCAATCTTCCTGCAGACAGGACAAGAACTTAGAACCTGCTGAGTGGTGGGAtggaaagagctgtaacacaaatagGGCTGAAATGAGTTCAGTGTGGCCCCCTGAACACTCTCCACATTGCAagtgacaagaaggagagaagagctgcagcccttcagggagcccagaaCTAAGGGCTGTCCAAGCCAGTGCTGTGACACCTTTTTTGGGGCTCTTCAGTTtctggtgtctccaagcttctggaTGGTACCACGTTTCCCTCATACAGACATGGGTGCCCGCAGTGGAGGCTGCTTGTGGTGCATCTGAACCAGCAACAGGCTTGCACGGatctggcacctggagctgcccatcCTGCTGCAGCAGCTGGCATGCCTGGCAGTGTGCAGTGGCCAGACTCCATGCTTGTACGCTCACTCATCCatcgccactccagcctggctcacccatggcaggcatgggatctggGCTGGTAGTGAAAGCCGAgtacagcctgccaggccaaggcAGTGGAGGGAGCCCAGCAAAACCAAGCAAAAGCCAACTTGGGCAAAGGTGCCACTGGCAACAGAGGTCTCTGGCTGGCGAAATAACACCCCAGGTATCCCATGCATAAAGAcagttgataaaaatatttaaatgttcacaGCTAACTTTCATACTTCAGACATTGTTTTGTCTTAAATGTTCTTCATCCTATTTCTCAGAAGCTGTAATATTGATCTActattttcttttgtcattatTTCTTCTGTATACCTCTGAAATATGACTGTTCTTGATTAAAAAGAGTTAGCGGACCTTGTGAGACAAATTGAATTCTACCTTCCACAGTTATCTCTgactaaaacaaataatattgtGTTCAGAATTGgtgagttcttggtctcactaacttcaagaatgaagctgcggaccctcgtggtgagtgttaacagctcttaaggtggcgcgtctggagtttgttgcTTCTGACGTTCAGATGTgcttggagtttcttccttctggtgggttcgtggtctcgctggctcaggagtgaagctgcagaccttcgcaatgagtgttacagctcataaaatgagtgtggacccaaagagtgagcagtagcaagatttattgcaaagagcaaaagaacaaagcttccacagtgtggaaggggacctgagcgggttgccactgctagctcgggcagcctgcttttattctcttatctggccccacccacctcctgctgattggtagagctgagtggtctgttttgacagggcgctgattggtgtgtttacaatccctgagctagacataaaggttctctacgtccccaccagattagttaGATATAGAGTATctacacaaaggttctccaaggctccaccagagtagctagatacagagtgtcgattggtgcattcacaaaccctgagctagatgcagggtgctgattggtgtgtttacaaaccttcagctagatacagagtgccaattggtgtatttacaatccctgagctagacataaaggttctccacgtcccacCAGAGTacctagatacagagtgtcgattggtgcattcacaaaccttgagctagacacacggtgctgattggtgtatttacaatccctgagctagacataaaggttctccacttCTCCAccggactcaggagcccagctggctttacccagtggatcccgcaccagggctgcaggtggagctgtctGCCTGTCCCACGCCATGCGttggcactcctcagcccttgggtggtcaatgggactgggtgccgtggagcagggggtggtgctcgttggggaggcttgggctgcacaggagcccacggaggcaggggaaggctcaggcatgggcTGCAGTCCTGAGGCCTGCCCCaagggaaggcagctaaggcccagcaagaaattgagcgcagcgccagtgggctggcactgctgggggacccagtacaccctccgcagccactggcctgggtgctaagtccctcattgcccagggctggcagggctggcAGGCTGCTCCCAATGTGGAGcctgccaagcccatgcccaactggaactccagctggcccacaagcgccaTGCGCAGCCTTGGTTCCTGctcatgcctctccctccacacctccctgcaagctgaaggagtgggctccggccttggccagcccagaaaggggctcccacagtgcagcggtgggctgaagggctcctcaagtgccgccaaagtgggagcccaggcagaggaggcaccgagagtgagcgaaggctgtgaggactgccagcatgctgtcaccccTCAATATCATGTACAATACCATACATAAACCTCTGTGTTCTGTGGGTATGTAAGAAAAATAGTTGTAGGtagatgaagaagaaataagaatgaCATTTGAATAACTATCTAGTGATCAATATGTGGGCCCTCAAAATCTTGGCCTAAAGTCATTTAAATCTCTGTTCCTATGAAAACGTATTTAacataattgttttctttatagaAAGAGGACACTTTACAtagatatttatatgtaaaatatgtaaaatatatgtacatatatgtaaaatatacccatatatacactatatatagagagagaataagagattTAAAACAGTCTAAAAGATTTTGACCAACTCTGCAACTActgcttacattttattgtatgcCTTGTTTTCTAGGGAGGTTGCTACATGTAATTGAAATGAAAAGCAGCCTTGGATATGCTTTCTGTATTAGCAACGTTctcagtgatattttaaaatatgcaaatcatGATGTACTCTAATAAGTGCAAATTGCTATGTTCATTTAATATCTACTTCTGATTGACATTTCAAGATAATATATGATAATCATGTATAGCACGGATGTATTCTGAATCTGAATGCagctaatttatttgaaattaagcCAGTAAATGCAAAATACAAGGGCAAAAATAGTAAGATGTATTAAGCATGTACCAGTTATGCCTTGAAGTACTCCatgtaactttttactttttctgaaaCTTTACCTGCGACTTAATAAAAACACAGGggttttttcatgtgtgtgtgtggatggagCGGTGGGTAGgtgtatgttttctgtttttttctttttttttttttcagatgtagtctcattctgtcgccaggctggagtgcagtggcacgatctcggctcactgcagcctccgcctcccaggttcaaacgattctcctgcctcaacctctcaagtagctgggactacaggcacatgccaccatgcccagctaatttttgtatttttagtagagatggggtttcactatgttggctaggttggtcttgaactcctgaccttgtgatccacctgcctcctcctCGCAAAAatctggattacaggcgtgagccaccatgcctggccattttctgtttttttttttttttcatttgtttatttattgttttcctccCTTGCTTTCTGTAAAGCTAAAACACCCATTAGTCTAAAATCAGTAAATTAGTACATTTTTAACTTGGGGAAAAGGAATTCTTagtgatgatttatttttaatattgcatTGTAATTTCTTGTGTGATGATACCCATACTAAGATAACAAATGTACTCCTGTGGGAAATACTGCTGGGGCAAACTCAAGCCACCCAAGTAGTTGCTAGTAATTGTCCTAACAGTTAAACATCAAGAAACAGATGCATTTGTATTACCCAAGAGCTTTACAAACATTGTTTACTTTTCTAGTGTGTATTTGGAGAAGGTGGAGTTGCCTTTGGTCACCTTCTGATTCTGTTTTACAAtctcattttttcccccagatgCTTCCCTGTCTTCAGGAATGCTAAATTCTTGCAGGTTTATTTTCTTTAGTCAGGACTCAGCTTTAGCTTCTTATATACAACTGCTTCTCCAGGCCATGTGGACTCTCCCATTGGAGATTCTCTCACCAATCCCCCATCCTGATTTAGAAATTACCATGCAAGTTATGGTCTGCAAACCCTTATTAATGTAGCTACGTTAATATCACAAGTTGAATAACTTTATTTAAGTCCCACAGGAATTTGTGTTTTCATTCAGAATAATGTTCTCACATAACTGATAAAAAAATTGTCTTTAGGAGAAATGTTATATATCAGACCCAAGtaagtgagaaaaaatatatatatatatttaaagcttcTGTGGTGACTTCCATTACCATAGAAGCAATTGTCTTCCTAAAAACCACCTTCTTTGGAAAACAATTGTCAGGCCCTAAAGCATGGAATGTTATGAAATGGAGTTCATTACGTGATCCTGATACCAAAGAACGTTAAGTTTCCCTGCCACTGTGAGTTAATAAAGACGTTGTTTTTCTACAAGCAAGACAGAACTTTTAGTGAAATACATATTAATCATTTATTAAGATATTCTATAAAATTTGGGCACTGCATTAATTTTACAAACATATATTGAACACTTAGGATATACATGAAActgctagatttaaaaaaatcctgcagTAAAATAATATCTTAGGGAATATACTCTGTTTTGGCAAAACTTTTTTGGAAATAACATACGTATAGAAagttattatttagaaaatatactcCAAGTACATTtctagaaaggaaaatatttcagcaCCCAGAACCAgaccaataaaaaa containing:
- the LOC100596461 gene encoding LOW QUALITY PROTEIN: olfactory receptor 5W2 (The sequence of the model RefSeq protein was modified relative to this genomic sequence to represent the inferred CDS: deleted 2 bases in 1 codon), which gives rise to MDWENCSSLTGFFLLGITNNPEMKVTLFAVFLAVYIINFSANLGMIVLIRMDYQLHTPMYFFLSHQSFCDLCYSTAIGPKMLVDLLAKNKSIPFYGCALQFLVFCIFADSECLLLAVMAFDRYKAISNPLLYTVNMSSRVCYLLLTGVYLMGIADALIHTTLVFRLCFCGSNEINHFFCDIPPLLLLSCSDTQVNELVLFTVFGFIELSTISGVLISYCYIILSVLEVYSAEGRFKALSTCTSHLSAVAIFQGTLLFIYFRPSSSYSLDQDKMTSLFYTLVVPMLNPLIYSLRNKDVKEALKKLKNKILF